In one window of Vulpes vulpes isolate BD-2025 chromosome 1, VulVul3, whole genome shotgun sequence DNA:
- the CCNC gene encoding cyclin-C isoform X1, translating to MAGNFWQSSHYLQWILDKQDLLKERQKDLKFLSEEEYWKLQIFFTNVIQALGEHLKLRQQVIATATVYFKRFYARYSLKSIDPVLMAPTCVFLASKVEEFGVVSNTRLISAATSVLKTRFSYAFPKEFPYRMNHILECEFYLLELMDCCLIVYHPYRPLLQYVQDMGQEDMLLPLAWRIVNDTYRTDLCLLYPPFMIALACLHVACVVQQKDARQWFAELSVDMEKILEIIRVILKLYEQWKNFDERKEMATILSKMPKPKPPPNSEGEQGPNGSQNSSYSQS from the exons TTTGCAATGGATTTTGGATAAACAAGATCTGTTGAAGGAACGCCAGAAGGATTTAAAGTTTCTCTCAGAAGAAGAGTATtggaaattacaaatattttttacaaatg ttattcaGGCATTAGGTGAACATCTTAAATTAAGACAACAAGTTATTGCCACTGCTACGGTCTATTTCAAGAGATTCTATGCCAG GTATTCTCTGAAAAGTATAGATCCTGTATTAATGGCTCCTACATGTGTGTTTTTGGCATCCAAAGTAGAG GAATTTGGAGTAGTCTCAAATACAAGATTGATTTCTGCTGCTACTTCTGTAT tAAAAACTAGATTTTCATATGCCTTTCCAAAGGAATTTCCTTATAGGATGAACCAT atattaGAATGTGAATTCTATCTTTTAGAACTAATG GATTGTTGCTTGATAGTGTATCATCCTTATAGACCTTTGCTCCAGTATGTGCAGGACATGGGCCAAGAAGACATGTTGCTTCCCCTTGCATG GAGGATAGTGAATGATACCTACAGAACGGATCTTTGCCTACTGTATCCTCCTTTCATGATAGCTTTAG ctTGTCTACATGTAGCTTGTGTTGTTCAGCAGAAAGATGCCAGACAGTGGTTTGCTGAGCTTTCTGTGGATATGGAGAAG ATTTTGGAAATAATCAGggttattttaaaactgtatgaGCAGTGGAAGAATTTTGATGAGCGAAAAGAGATGGCAACTATTCTTAGTAAGATGCCGAAACCAAAACCTCCTCCAAACAG TGAAGGAGAGCAGGGTCCAAATGGAAGTCAGAACTCTAGCTACAGCCAATCTTAA
- the CCNC gene encoding cyclin-C isoform X2: MAGNFWQSSHYLQWILDKQDLLKERQKDLKFLSEEEYWKLQIFFTNVIQALGEHLKLRQQVIATATVYFKRFYARYSLKSIDPVLMAPTCVFLASKVEEFGVVSNTRLISAATSVLKTRFSYAFPKEFPYRMNHILECEFYLLELMDCCLIVYHPYRPLLQYVQDMGQEDMLLPLAWRIVNDTYRTDLCLLYPPFMIALACLHVACVVQQKDARQWFAELSVDMEKILEIIRVILKLYEQWKNFDERKEMATILSKMPKPKPPPNRNSLSDSPLVAGPEAAR; this comes from the exons TTTGCAATGGATTTTGGATAAACAAGATCTGTTGAAGGAACGCCAGAAGGATTTAAAGTTTCTCTCAGAAGAAGAGTATtggaaattacaaatattttttacaaatg ttattcaGGCATTAGGTGAACATCTTAAATTAAGACAACAAGTTATTGCCACTGCTACGGTCTATTTCAAGAGATTCTATGCCAG GTATTCTCTGAAAAGTATAGATCCTGTATTAATGGCTCCTACATGTGTGTTTTTGGCATCCAAAGTAGAG GAATTTGGAGTAGTCTCAAATACAAGATTGATTTCTGCTGCTACTTCTGTAT tAAAAACTAGATTTTCATATGCCTTTCCAAAGGAATTTCCTTATAGGATGAACCAT atattaGAATGTGAATTCTATCTTTTAGAACTAATG GATTGTTGCTTGATAGTGTATCATCCTTATAGACCTTTGCTCCAGTATGTGCAGGACATGGGCCAAGAAGACATGTTGCTTCCCCTTGCATG GAGGATAGTGAATGATACCTACAGAACGGATCTTTGCCTACTGTATCCTCCTTTCATGATAGCTTTAG ctTGTCTACATGTAGCTTGTGTTGTTCAGCAGAAAGATGCCAGACAGTGGTTTGCTGAGCTTTCTGTGGATATGGAGAAG ATTTTGGAAATAATCAGggttattttaaaactgtatgaGCAGTGGAAGAATTTTGATGAGCGAAAAGAGATGGCAACTATTCTTAGTAAGATGCCGAAACCAAAACCTCCTCCAAACAG aaattccCTGAGTGATTCTCCACTAGTGGCAGGGCCTGAAGCTGCAAGATGA